One Rosa chinensis cultivar Old Blush chromosome 5, RchiOBHm-V2, whole genome shotgun sequence genomic region harbors:
- the LOC112165582 gene encoding 187-kDa microtubule-associated protein AIR9 isoform X1, translating into MEDNVEQPGKDPVESPQVSEKQASVGSSGTAKRVTKTVKPGASVTSKASVPISSVRKKVEAKSGLDSSSSATKSSATGTSRSLNSVPVARRNSTGGLPQKPSVSTARQQSNATPIVGNKSADPVRRSLPELRRSSLPSVVTKSTSVSQAVKLSAGSPLDRSLNKPSGSLASRQETVRKPSVKPASSVSSSSSRMTTSSLDSSASSGVRKSVSMLSSSSARSPTVTSGLRSGSLSSSMNSSASLSGRRKAATPQGRDSRFIVLPKVEIKAGDDLRLDLRGHRVRSLKASGLNLSPNLEFVYLRDNLLSTLEGVEILTRVKVLDLSFNDFKGPGFEPLENCRVLQQLYLAGNQITSLANLPQLPNLEFLSVAQNKLKNLTMASQPRLQVLAASKNKISTLKGFPYLPVLEHLRVEENPILKMPHVEAASILLAGPTLKKFNDRDLSREQVAIAKRYPAHTSLCIRDGWEFCRPEHAADSTFRFLVEQWKDNLPPGFLVKEAFIDQPFEEDTCRCHFSFVQDSTLVTDPQLILKYQWFVGERTPSNFTNIPDATGEVYWPKHEDIGKILKVECTPILGEMEYPPIFAISSSVSPGTGIPKVVNLDVRGELVEGNIIRGHAEIAWCGGTPAKGVSSWLRRKWNSSPVVIAGAEDEEYKLTIDDIDTSLVFMYTPVTEEGAKGEPHYKYTDFVKSAPPSVNNVQIVGDLVEGTTIRGVGDYFGGREGPSKFEWLCEHSDSGNFVLVSTGTSEYTLSKEDVGHRLAFAYIPINFEGQEGESVSILSDVVKQAPPKVLNLKIIGDMKENSKVTATGIVTGGTEGSSRVQWFKTRFSTLEGEKGLEALSTSKIAKAFRIPLGAVGYYIVAKFTPLTPDGESGDPAYVISDTAVETLPPSLNFLSITGDYSEGGILTGSYGYIGGHEGKSIYNWYIHEVETDSGSLIPEVTGLLQYRITKDAIGKFISFQCTPVRDDGIVGEPTTCMGQERVRPGSPRLLSLRIVGDATEGTSLTVDKKYWGGEEGDSLFYWFRSTSDGTPTEIRGATTASYMLSIDDIGFFISVSCEPVRSDWARGPTVLSEQIGPIIPGPPTCHSLEFLGSMIEGQRLSFIASYTGGEKGNCFHEWFRVKSNGVKGKLSTQDFLDLTLDDVGRCIELVYTPMRKDGTRGNPMSRKSDVVGPADPEGLELIIPDCCEDEELVPEKTYFGGEEGVGEYIWYRTKNKLHGSALLDISNLNEDVGICSKTLTYKPALEDVGAYLALYWVPTRKDGKCGKALVAICNSPVAPALPVVSNVRVKKVSLSVYSGEGEYFGGYEGWSLFSWYRETNDGTISLINGANSRTYEVTDADYNCRLLFGYTPVRSDSVVGELRLSEPTDIILPELPRLEMLALTGKAIEGDVLTVVEVIPESLTQQLVWHKYKQDVRYQWFFSSAVGDNKTFEPLPAQRSCSYKMRLEDVGRCLKCECIVTDVFGRSAEPAYAETGPILPGIPRIDKLEIEGRGFHTNLYAVRGIYSGGKEGKSRIQWLRSMVGSPDLISIPGEVGRMYESNVDDVGYRLVAIYTPVREDGVEGSPISASTEPIAVEPDVLKEVKQKLDLGSVKFEALCDKDQSTKKTTAVGTLERRTLEVNRKRVKVIKPGSKTSFPTTEIRGSYAPPFHVELFRNDQHRLRIVVDSESEVDLMVQSRHLRDVIVLVIRGFAQRFNSTSLNTLLKIEHNM; encoded by the exons ATGGAGGACAATGTAGAGCAACCAGGCAAAGACCCAGTTGAGAGTCCCCAAGTTTCTGAGAAGCAGGCCTCTGTTGGTTCATCAGGAACTGCAAAAAGAGTTACCAAGACAGTGAAACCTGGGGCTTCAGTGACATCAAAGGCCTCGGTTCCCATTAGTAGTGTTAGAAAGAAAGTAGAGGCGAAAAGTGGTTTGGATTCTAGCTCGAGTGCAACGAAGTCAAGTGCAACTGGGACTTCCAGAAGTTTGAATTCAGTTCCAGTAGCAAGGCGAAACAGCACTGGTGGTTTGCCTCAGAAGCCGTCAGTCTCCACTGCAAGACAGCAGAGCAATGCCACTCCAATTGTGGGCAATAAGTCTGCAGACCCTGTAAGGCGATCTCTCCCCGAGCTTAGGAGAAGTTCTTTGCCTTCAGTAGTTACAAAATCAACCAGTGTTTCACAGGCTGTAAAGTTGTCTGCCGGGTCACCATTGGACCGGAGTCTGAATAAACCATCGGGTTCTCTTGCGAGTAGACAAGAGACTGTCAGGAAGCCTTCTGTCAAGCCAGCATCGTCCGTTTCATCTTCGTCTTCAAGGATGACAACTTCTTCATTGGACAGTAGTGCTAGTAGTGGAGTCAGGAAGTCAGTCTCAATGCTTTCTTCCTCATCAGCTCGATCACCTACAGTTACCAGTGGACTGAGATCTGGGTCTTTGTCTTCGTCTATGAATAGTAGTGCTAGTTTATCTGGACGCAGGAAAGCGGCAACACCTCAAGGCCGAGATTCTCGGTTTATTGTTCTTCCAAAGGTGGAAATCAAAGCTGGTGATGATCTG AGGTTGGACCTTAGGGGTCACAGAGTTCGCAGTCTCAAGGCCAGTGGGTTGAACTTGTCACCAAATTTAGAG TTTGTTTATCTCAGAGATAATCTTTTATCTACGTTGGAAGGGGTTGAAATACTGACGAGAGTAAAG GTTCTTGATTTGAGTTTCAATGATTTCAAAGGGCCTGGATTTGAACCTCTTGAAAATTGCAGAGTCTTACAG CAACTTTATCTGGCTGGAAATCAAATCACGTCGCTTGCAAACCTCCCTCAGCTCCCCAATTTGGAG TTCCTCTCTGTTGCTCAAAATAAGTTGAAGAATCTTACAATGGCAAGTCAACCTCGTCTACag GTATTAGCTGCCagcaaaaacaaaatttcaacTCTAAAGGGATTCCCGTATTTACCGGTTCTTGAG CATTTACGAGTGGAGGAGAATCCTATACTAAAAATGCCTCATGTAGAAGCAGCTTCCATTTTGCTTGCTGGTCCTACCTTAAAAAAGTTCAATGACAGAG ATCTTTCCCGAGAACAGGTAGCAATTGCAAAGCGTTATCCTGCACACACATCATTATGCATTAGAGATGGTTGGGAGTTTTGCCGTCCAGAGCATGCAGCAG ACTCAACGTTTCGCTTTCTAGTTGAGCAATGGAAGGATAACTTGCCTCCCGGCTTCCTGGTCAAGGAGGCCTTTATTGATCAGCCATTTGAAGAAGATACTTGTCGCTGTCACTTCTCTTTTGTACAAGACagcactttggtcactgatccACAATTAATCTTAAAATATCAGTGGTTTGTAGGAGAAAGAACACCTTCCAATTTCACCAACATTCCTGATGCCACTGGAGAG GTATACTGGCCTAAGCATGAAGATATTGGTAAAATTTTGAAAGTGGAATGTACTCCAATATTAGGAGAAATGGAGTACCCTCCTATTTTTGCTATATCTTCATCAGTTTCACCAG GTACTGGAATTCCCAAGGTTGTGAACCTTGATGTTCGTGGAGAACTGGTGGAGGGAAATATTATAAGGGGCCATGCAGAGATTGCGTGGTGTGGCGGCACTCCAGCAAAAGGTGTTTCTAG TTGGTTGAGGAGGAAATGGAACAGCAGTCCTGTGGTTATTGCTGGAGCTGAAGATGAGGAGTATAAGTTGACCATAGATGATATCGATACAAGTTTGGTTTTCATGTATACACCAGTGACAGAAGAAGGTGCCAAAGGAGAACCCCATTATAAATACACTGATTTTGTAAAATCAG CACCGCCGTCGGTCAATAACGTTCAAATCGTTGGAGATCTTGTTGAAGGAACTACCATCAGAGGAGTTGGTGATTACTTTGGAGGAAGAGAGGGCCCTAGCAAATTTGAATGGTTATGTGAGCATAGCGACAGTGG AAACTTTGTTTTGGTATCAACTGGTACATCTGAGTATACTTTGAGCAAGGAGGATGTTGGGCATCGCTTGGCTTTTGCATATATACCTATCAATTTTGAAG GGCAAGAAGGGGAATCTGTTTCAATACTGTCCGATGTGGTGAAGCAAG CACCTCCGAAGGTATTAAATCTGAAGATAATAGGTGATATGAAGGAGAACAGTAAGGTTACTGCCACTGGTATTGTCACTGGAGGAACTGAAGGTTCTAGCAGGGTACAGTGGTTTAAAACAAGGTTCTCAACTTTGGAGGGTGAGAAAGGTCTTGAAGCGTTGAGCACATCCAAGATTGCCAAG GCGTTTCGCATACCATTGGGAGCTGTTGGCTATTACATTGTTGCAAAATTCACTCCTTTGACTCCAGATGGTGAATCTGGTGACCCAGCATATGTTATTTCAGATACAGCAGTTGAGA CTCTGCCTCCTAGCCTGAATTTCTTATCTATTACTGGAGATTACTCGGAAGGTGGAATATTGACTGGATCATATGGTTATATCGGTGGTCATGAAGGAAAAAGTATCTATAATTGGTATATTCATGAG GTTGAAACTGATTCCGGATCTCTAATACCTGAGGTCACAGGGCTTCTTCAGTATCGTATTACAAAAGATGCAATTGGTAAATTCATTTCATTCCAATGTACCCCAGTGCGTGATGATGGGATTGTGGGTGAACCAACAACGTGCATGGGCCAGGAACGTGTTCGCCCTG GAAGCCCTAGATTGCTTTCCCTACGAATTGTCGGGGATGCCACTGAAGGTACTTCACTTACTGTTGACAAAAAATATTGGGGCGGTGAAGAGGGAGATTCACTTTTCTACTGGTTCCGG AGTACTTCAGATGGAACTCCAACGGAAATTAGGGGTGCAACTACTGCTTCATACATGCTCTCAATTGATGACATTGGCTTCTTTATCTCAGTGTCATGTGAGCCTGTCAGAAGTGACTGGGCGCGTGGTCCTACTGTTCTTtctgaacaaattggacctataaTACCTG GTCCCCCAACATGCCACTCTTTGGAGTTTCTTGGTTCAATGATTGAAGGACAACGCTTGAGCTTTATTGCTTCTTATACTGGAGG GGAGAAAGGAAATTGCTTCCATGAATGGTTTAGAGTGAAAAGTAATGGTGTCAAGGGGAAATTGAGTACTCAGG ATTTTCTAGATTTGACTCTTGATGATGTGGGAAGATGCATTGAACTTGTTTACACCCCTATGCGCAAGGATGGGACGAGAGGAAATCCTATGAGCAGAAAATCTGATGTGGTTGGCCCTG CGGATCCTGAAGGACTGGAGCTTATCATTCCTGATTGCTGTGAGGATGAAGAATTGGTTCCAGAAAAAACATACTTTGGTGGAGAGGAGGGTGTTGGAGAATATATTTGGTACAGAACGAAGAATAAGCTTCATGGATCTGCATTGCTGGATATATCTAATTTGAATGAAGATGTTGGAATATGCAGTAAAACACT AACATATAAACCAGCACTTGAAGATGTTGGGGCTTATTTGGCCCTATATTGGGTGCCCACCCGTAAAGATGGTAAATGTGGGAAGGCACTAGTTGCAATTTGCAACTCTCCGGTTGCACCAG CTCTTCCTGTGGTTTCTAATGTTCGTGTGAAGAAGGTGTCTCTGTCTGTTTATTCTGGGGAAGGAGAGTATTTTGGTGGATATGAGGGATGGAGCCTTTTTAGCTGGTATAGAGAAACTAATGATGGAACTATCAGTCTTATTAATGGGGCCAACTCTCGAACTTATGAAGTCACTGATGCAGACTACAACTGCCGTTTATTGTTTGG ATATACACCAGTTCGTTCAGATTCAGTGGTTGGTGAACTGAGGTTGTCTGAGCCAACTGACATTATTCTTCCAG agCTTCCGAGACTAGAGATGCTTGCTCTCACTGGAAAAGCAATCGAAGGTGATGTTCTTACCGTTGTTGAAGTGATCCCAGAGAGTTTGACTCAACAGCTTGTTTGGCACAAGTACAAGCAAGATGTCAGATATCAATG GTTCTTTTCTTCAGCAGTGGGAGATAATAAGACCTTTGAACCATTACCTGCTCAGCGTTCTTGCTCCTACAAGATGCGATTAGAGGACGTCGGGCGCTGTCTAAAATGCGAGTGCATTGTGACTGATGTGTTTGGAAGGTCAGCTGAGCCTGCATATGCTGAAACTGGACCAATACTACCAG GAATTCCTAGAATTGATAAGCTGGAGATCGAAGGGAGGGGTTTCCACACCAACTTATATGCTGTACGTGGCATTTATAGTGGAGGGAAGGAAGGCAAAAGTAGAATACAGTGGCTCAGATCAATGGTTGGGAGTCCTGATCTTATCTCTATACCCG GGGAGGTAGGGAGAATGTATGAATCCAATGTGGATGATGTAGGCTATAGGCTTGTAGCCATTTACACTCCTGTAAGAGAGGATGGAGTGGAGGGGTCACCTATTTCAGCATCGACAGAGCCGATTGCAGTCG AGCCTGATGTTCTTAAAGAAGTGAAGCAGAAGCTTGATCTCGGATCAGTGAAATTTGAG GCATTGTGTGACAAGGATCAATCTACAAAAAAG ACTACTGCAGTAGGAACTCTTGAGAGAAGAACCCTTGAAGTCAATAGAAAAAGAGTGAAGGTTATAAAGCCTGGTTCCAAGACTTCTTTCCCGACTACTGAAATTCGTGGAAGCTATGCACCTCCGTTTCAT GTGGAGCTGTTCCGAAATGACCAGCATCGTCTGAGAATTGTAGTCGACAGTGAGAGTGAAGTAGACCTGATGGTGCAGTCCAGGCACCTTAGAGATGTTATTGTGCTTGTGATCAGAGGCTTTGCTCAGAGATTCAATAGTACATCACTCAATACTCTTCTCAAGATAGAACATAATATGTAA
- the LOC112165582 gene encoding 187-kDa microtubule-associated protein AIR9 isoform X2, whose product MEDNVEQPGKDPVESPQVSEKQASVGSSGTAKRVTKTVKPGASVTSKASVPISSVRKKVEAKSGLDSSSSATKSSATGTSRSLNSVPVARRNSTGGLPQKPSVSTARQQSNATPIVGNKSADPVRRSLPELRRSSLPSVVTKSTSVSQAVKLSAGSPLDRSLNKPSGSLASRQETVRKPSVKPASSVSSSSSRMTTSSLDSSASSGVRKSVSMLSSSSARSPTVTSGLRSGSLSSSMNSSASLSGRRKAATPQGRDSRFIVLPKVEIKAGDDLRLDLRGHRVRSLKASGLNLSPNLEFVYLRDNLLSTLEGVEILTRVKVLDLSFNDFKGPGFEPLENCRVLQQLYLAGNQITSLANLPQLPNLEFLSVAQNKLKNLTMASQPRLQVLAASKNKISTLKGFPYLPVLEHLRVEENPILKMPHVEAASILLAGPTLKKFNDRDLSREQVAIAKRYPAHTSLCIRDGWEFCRPEHAADSTFRFLVEQWKDNLPPGFLVKEAFIDQPFEEDTCRCHFSFVQDSTLVTDPQLILKYQWFVGERTPSNFTNIPDATGEVYWPKHEDIGKILKVECTPILGEMEYPPIFAISSSVSPGTGIPKVVNLDVRGELVEGNIIRGHAEIAWCGGTPAKGVSSWLRRKWNSSPVVIAGAEDEEYKLTIDDIDTSLVFMYTPVTEEGAKGEPHYKYTDFVKSAPPSVNNVQIVGDLVEGTTIRGVGDYFGGREGPSKFEWLCEHSDSGNFVLVSTGTSEYTLSKEDVGHRLAFAYIPINFEGQEGESVSILSDVVKQAPPKVLNLKIIGDMKENSKVTATGIVTGGTEGSSRVQWFKTRFSTLEGEKGLEALSTSKIAKAFRIPLGAVGYYIVAKFTPLTPDGESGDPAYVISDTAVETLPPSLNFLSITGDYSEGGILTGSYGYIGGHEGKSIYNWYIHEVETDSGSLIPEVTGLLQYRITKDAIGKFISFQCTPVRDDGIVGEPTTCMGQERVRPGSPRLLSLRIVGDATEGTSLTVDKKYWGGEEGDSLFYWFRSTSDGTPTEIRGATTASYMLSIDDIGFFISVSCEPVRSDWARGPTVLSEQIGPIIPGPPTCHSLEFLGSMIEGQRLSFIASYTGGEKGNCFHEWFRVKSNGVKGKLSTQDFLDLTLDDVGRCIELVYTPMRKDGTRGNPMSRKSDVVGPADPEGLELIIPDCCEDEELVPEKTYFGGEEGVGEYIWYRTKNKLHGSALLDISNLNEDVGICSKTLTYKPALEDVGAYLALYWVPTRKDGKCGKALVAICNSPVAPALPVVSNVRVKKVSLSVYSGEGEYFGGYEGWSLFSWYRETNDGTISLINGANSRTYEVTDADYNCRLLFGYTPVRSDSVVGELRLSEPTDIILPELPRLEMLALTGKAIEGDVLTVVEVIPESLTQQLVWHKYKQDVRYQWFFSSAVGDNKTFEPLPAQRSCSYKMRLEDVGRCLKCECIVTDVFGRSAEPAYAETGPILPGGAVPK is encoded by the exons ATGGAGGACAATGTAGAGCAACCAGGCAAAGACCCAGTTGAGAGTCCCCAAGTTTCTGAGAAGCAGGCCTCTGTTGGTTCATCAGGAACTGCAAAAAGAGTTACCAAGACAGTGAAACCTGGGGCTTCAGTGACATCAAAGGCCTCGGTTCCCATTAGTAGTGTTAGAAAGAAAGTAGAGGCGAAAAGTGGTTTGGATTCTAGCTCGAGTGCAACGAAGTCAAGTGCAACTGGGACTTCCAGAAGTTTGAATTCAGTTCCAGTAGCAAGGCGAAACAGCACTGGTGGTTTGCCTCAGAAGCCGTCAGTCTCCACTGCAAGACAGCAGAGCAATGCCACTCCAATTGTGGGCAATAAGTCTGCAGACCCTGTAAGGCGATCTCTCCCCGAGCTTAGGAGAAGTTCTTTGCCTTCAGTAGTTACAAAATCAACCAGTGTTTCACAGGCTGTAAAGTTGTCTGCCGGGTCACCATTGGACCGGAGTCTGAATAAACCATCGGGTTCTCTTGCGAGTAGACAAGAGACTGTCAGGAAGCCTTCTGTCAAGCCAGCATCGTCCGTTTCATCTTCGTCTTCAAGGATGACAACTTCTTCATTGGACAGTAGTGCTAGTAGTGGAGTCAGGAAGTCAGTCTCAATGCTTTCTTCCTCATCAGCTCGATCACCTACAGTTACCAGTGGACTGAGATCTGGGTCTTTGTCTTCGTCTATGAATAGTAGTGCTAGTTTATCTGGACGCAGGAAAGCGGCAACACCTCAAGGCCGAGATTCTCGGTTTATTGTTCTTCCAAAGGTGGAAATCAAAGCTGGTGATGATCTG AGGTTGGACCTTAGGGGTCACAGAGTTCGCAGTCTCAAGGCCAGTGGGTTGAACTTGTCACCAAATTTAGAG TTTGTTTATCTCAGAGATAATCTTTTATCTACGTTGGAAGGGGTTGAAATACTGACGAGAGTAAAG GTTCTTGATTTGAGTTTCAATGATTTCAAAGGGCCTGGATTTGAACCTCTTGAAAATTGCAGAGTCTTACAG CAACTTTATCTGGCTGGAAATCAAATCACGTCGCTTGCAAACCTCCCTCAGCTCCCCAATTTGGAG TTCCTCTCTGTTGCTCAAAATAAGTTGAAGAATCTTACAATGGCAAGTCAACCTCGTCTACag GTATTAGCTGCCagcaaaaacaaaatttcaacTCTAAAGGGATTCCCGTATTTACCGGTTCTTGAG CATTTACGAGTGGAGGAGAATCCTATACTAAAAATGCCTCATGTAGAAGCAGCTTCCATTTTGCTTGCTGGTCCTACCTTAAAAAAGTTCAATGACAGAG ATCTTTCCCGAGAACAGGTAGCAATTGCAAAGCGTTATCCTGCACACACATCATTATGCATTAGAGATGGTTGGGAGTTTTGCCGTCCAGAGCATGCAGCAG ACTCAACGTTTCGCTTTCTAGTTGAGCAATGGAAGGATAACTTGCCTCCCGGCTTCCTGGTCAAGGAGGCCTTTATTGATCAGCCATTTGAAGAAGATACTTGTCGCTGTCACTTCTCTTTTGTACAAGACagcactttggtcactgatccACAATTAATCTTAAAATATCAGTGGTTTGTAGGAGAAAGAACACCTTCCAATTTCACCAACATTCCTGATGCCACTGGAGAG GTATACTGGCCTAAGCATGAAGATATTGGTAAAATTTTGAAAGTGGAATGTACTCCAATATTAGGAGAAATGGAGTACCCTCCTATTTTTGCTATATCTTCATCAGTTTCACCAG GTACTGGAATTCCCAAGGTTGTGAACCTTGATGTTCGTGGAGAACTGGTGGAGGGAAATATTATAAGGGGCCATGCAGAGATTGCGTGGTGTGGCGGCACTCCAGCAAAAGGTGTTTCTAG TTGGTTGAGGAGGAAATGGAACAGCAGTCCTGTGGTTATTGCTGGAGCTGAAGATGAGGAGTATAAGTTGACCATAGATGATATCGATACAAGTTTGGTTTTCATGTATACACCAGTGACAGAAGAAGGTGCCAAAGGAGAACCCCATTATAAATACACTGATTTTGTAAAATCAG CACCGCCGTCGGTCAATAACGTTCAAATCGTTGGAGATCTTGTTGAAGGAACTACCATCAGAGGAGTTGGTGATTACTTTGGAGGAAGAGAGGGCCCTAGCAAATTTGAATGGTTATGTGAGCATAGCGACAGTGG AAACTTTGTTTTGGTATCAACTGGTACATCTGAGTATACTTTGAGCAAGGAGGATGTTGGGCATCGCTTGGCTTTTGCATATATACCTATCAATTTTGAAG GGCAAGAAGGGGAATCTGTTTCAATACTGTCCGATGTGGTGAAGCAAG CACCTCCGAAGGTATTAAATCTGAAGATAATAGGTGATATGAAGGAGAACAGTAAGGTTACTGCCACTGGTATTGTCACTGGAGGAACTGAAGGTTCTAGCAGGGTACAGTGGTTTAAAACAAGGTTCTCAACTTTGGAGGGTGAGAAAGGTCTTGAAGCGTTGAGCACATCCAAGATTGCCAAG GCGTTTCGCATACCATTGGGAGCTGTTGGCTATTACATTGTTGCAAAATTCACTCCTTTGACTCCAGATGGTGAATCTGGTGACCCAGCATATGTTATTTCAGATACAGCAGTTGAGA CTCTGCCTCCTAGCCTGAATTTCTTATCTATTACTGGAGATTACTCGGAAGGTGGAATATTGACTGGATCATATGGTTATATCGGTGGTCATGAAGGAAAAAGTATCTATAATTGGTATATTCATGAG GTTGAAACTGATTCCGGATCTCTAATACCTGAGGTCACAGGGCTTCTTCAGTATCGTATTACAAAAGATGCAATTGGTAAATTCATTTCATTCCAATGTACCCCAGTGCGTGATGATGGGATTGTGGGTGAACCAACAACGTGCATGGGCCAGGAACGTGTTCGCCCTG GAAGCCCTAGATTGCTTTCCCTACGAATTGTCGGGGATGCCACTGAAGGTACTTCACTTACTGTTGACAAAAAATATTGGGGCGGTGAAGAGGGAGATTCACTTTTCTACTGGTTCCGG AGTACTTCAGATGGAACTCCAACGGAAATTAGGGGTGCAACTACTGCTTCATACATGCTCTCAATTGATGACATTGGCTTCTTTATCTCAGTGTCATGTGAGCCTGTCAGAAGTGACTGGGCGCGTGGTCCTACTGTTCTTtctgaacaaattggacctataaTACCTG GTCCCCCAACATGCCACTCTTTGGAGTTTCTTGGTTCAATGATTGAAGGACAACGCTTGAGCTTTATTGCTTCTTATACTGGAGG GGAGAAAGGAAATTGCTTCCATGAATGGTTTAGAGTGAAAAGTAATGGTGTCAAGGGGAAATTGAGTACTCAGG ATTTTCTAGATTTGACTCTTGATGATGTGGGAAGATGCATTGAACTTGTTTACACCCCTATGCGCAAGGATGGGACGAGAGGAAATCCTATGAGCAGAAAATCTGATGTGGTTGGCCCTG CGGATCCTGAAGGACTGGAGCTTATCATTCCTGATTGCTGTGAGGATGAAGAATTGGTTCCAGAAAAAACATACTTTGGTGGAGAGGAGGGTGTTGGAGAATATATTTGGTACAGAACGAAGAATAAGCTTCATGGATCTGCATTGCTGGATATATCTAATTTGAATGAAGATGTTGGAATATGCAGTAAAACACT AACATATAAACCAGCACTTGAAGATGTTGGGGCTTATTTGGCCCTATATTGGGTGCCCACCCGTAAAGATGGTAAATGTGGGAAGGCACTAGTTGCAATTTGCAACTCTCCGGTTGCACCAG CTCTTCCTGTGGTTTCTAATGTTCGTGTGAAGAAGGTGTCTCTGTCTGTTTATTCTGGGGAAGGAGAGTATTTTGGTGGATATGAGGGATGGAGCCTTTTTAGCTGGTATAGAGAAACTAATGATGGAACTATCAGTCTTATTAATGGGGCCAACTCTCGAACTTATGAAGTCACTGATGCAGACTACAACTGCCGTTTATTGTTTGG ATATACACCAGTTCGTTCAGATTCAGTGGTTGGTGAACTGAGGTTGTCTGAGCCAACTGACATTATTCTTCCAG agCTTCCGAGACTAGAGATGCTTGCTCTCACTGGAAAAGCAATCGAAGGTGATGTTCTTACCGTTGTTGAAGTGATCCCAGAGAGTTTGACTCAACAGCTTGTTTGGCACAAGTACAAGCAAGATGTCAGATATCAATG GTTCTTTTCTTCAGCAGTGGGAGATAATAAGACCTTTGAACCATTACCTGCTCAGCGTTCTTGCTCCTACAAGATGCGATTAGAGGACGTCGGGCGCTGTCTAAAATGCGAGTGCATTGTGACTGATGTGTTTGGAAGGTCAGCTGAGCCTGCATATGCTGAAACTGGACCAATACTACCAG GTGGAGCTGTTCCGAAATGA
- the LOC112202089 gene encoding accelerated cell death 11 → MANEKPLRKIAEAFKELEAAVKSETGEVEVARFSQACSLVSPLFGCLGIAFKFAEMDYVAKVHDLAEASKSISTLHVLVDRDMEAGTVRKAGGHARNLLRVKRGIDMVKVLFEQIIVTEGNSLKDPASKAYQQVFAPHHGWVIRKAVAAGMYALPTKEQLLHKLNEDETSAKAQMQNYVAASAPLILYIDKLFQTRNLGVDW, encoded by the exons ATGGCGAACGAGAAGCCACTGAGGAAAATTGCAGAAGCATTCAAGGAGCTGGAGGCCGCCGTGAAATCGGAGACCGGCGAAGTGGAGGTGGCGCGGTTCTCGCAGGCTTGCTCTCTCGTCTCGCCGCTGTTCGGGTGCTTAGGGATCGCTTTCAAGTTCGCCGAGATGGACTACGTCGCAAAG GTGCATGATCTGGCGGAGGCGTCGAAATCAATCTCGACCCTACACGTGTTGGTGGACCGGGATATGGAGGCGGGCACTGTGAGAAAGGCGGGTGGTCATGCGAGGAATTTGCTGAGGGTGAAGCGTGGGATTGATATGGTGAAGGTGCTGTTTGAGCAGATTATAGTCACCGA GGGAAATTCCTTGAAGGATCCAGCTTCCAAGGCATATCAACAGGTGTTTGCACCCCATCATGGGTGGGTCATCAGGAAAGCTGTTGCTGCCGGGATGTATGCGCTTCCTACAAAAGAACAACTGTTGCACAAACTCAATGAAGATG AGACCTCGGCAAAAGCTCAAATGCAAAATTATGTTGCCGCTTCAGCACCTCTAATTCTGTACATCGACAAACTCTTCCAGACAAGGAATTTGGGTGTAGATTGGTAA